The Montipora capricornis isolate CH-2021 chromosome 6, ASM3666992v2, whole genome shotgun sequence genome has a window encoding:
- the LOC138050512 gene encoding uncharacterized protein, with protein sequence MLRDFDCYAWSVRTLDRRLRYFDIRYTDTDVAVDEVEEAVTREMEGPGRLLGYRAMQKKLRKVHGLRVPQDLVHAVMYNVDPVSLEERAPCFKKKKKKGHFTTRGTNWVHSLDGHDKLMGYQNSTFPIAVYGCIDTCSRKLLWVKVWMTNNDPNVIGRFYLEHLFNTRLMASMIRVDKGTETGVMATMHAYLRQQHEDDMDPAETVIYGPSTSNQIERWWRELHERLETIFKHPLNFLIDQDYYDPHNSIFRHLLAYLMVPIMQKEIDTFVHVVWNSHRIWAQKNTFLPDGIPNHIYNFPDQYGLEACGWKVTEEQLEEVAQLSDVLACDDDFLSPEFRAKCEQIVPDPLALDVNDCAHAFRYLRDNIQL encoded by the exons ATGTTAAGGGATTTCGATTGCTATGCTTGGAGCGTGAGAACTTTAGATAGGCGCCTTCGATACTTTGATATAAGATACACGGATACCGATGTCGCAGTGGATGAGGTAGAGGAAGCAGTAACGCGGGAAATGGAAGGTCCAGGTAGACTGCTAGGGTACAGAGCAATGCAGAAAAAGCTAAGGAAAGTTCATGGTTTGAGAGTACCTCAAGATTTAGTACACGCTGTGATGTACAACGTCGATCCAGTTTCATTGGAGGAAAGGGCTCCTTgcttcaagaaaaagaaaaagaaaggccaTTTCACTACGCGAGGAACAAATTGGGTCCATTCACTCGACGGACACGATAAGTTAATGGGATACCAAAACAGCACCTTTCCGATCGCAGTTTACGGCTGCATCGATACTTGCAGTCGGAAACTCCTTTGGGTGAAGGTTTGGATGACCAATAATGATCCTAATGTTATTGGTCGGTTTTACCTAGAGCACCTGTTTAACACCAGATTAATGGCTAGTATGATCAGGGTTGACAAAGGGACGGAGACTGGTGTAATGGCTACTATGCATGCCTACCTTCGTCAGCAGCATGAAGATGACATGGATCCTGCTGAAACGGTGATATATGGACCATCCACATCAAACCAG ATTGAAAGGTGGTGGAGAGAGTTGCATGAACGATTGGAGACGATTTTTAAGCATCCACTGAACTTCCTCATAGACCAAGACTATTATGATCCCCACAATAGCA TTTTCAGACACTTACTTGCTTACTTGATGGTTCCCATAATGCAGAAGGAAATAGACACTTTTGTTCATGTGGTGTGGAACAGCCATCGCATTTGGGCGCAGAAAAACACCTTCCTGCCTGATGGAATTCCAAACCATATCTATAATTTCCCGGATCAATATGGTCTGGAGGCATGTG GATGGAAAGTAACAGAAGAGCAGCTTGAGGAGGTTGCCCAGCTGTCTGATGTACTTGCTTGTGATGATGACTTTTTATCACCTGAATTTAGGGCCAAATGTGAGCAGATAGTTCCTGATCCCCTGGCATTGGATGTCAATGACTGTGCTCATGCATTTCGTTACCTCAGAGACAAcattcaactttga